Proteins from a genomic interval of Quercus robur chromosome 9, dhQueRobu3.1, whole genome shotgun sequence:
- the LOC126700899 gene encoding uncharacterized protein LOC126700899, producing MLLWRIAANVLPSKEVIGKFNENIDRGCPLCSLTDESSLHLFTVCTIAKAIWFQSQWGLRMEAIVFKSTSNFICLLISPPFVDNLNPSLREDFLLFGAILCDVIWKLRNRSLFENVVLNFDGVASRISSLFVEHKKSRASTSRHMVSAPPQVWIPPSRLDIKINVDVAVGPRFSAIAVVVRDWRGEVVFVGSKKVNTTLPLQAEVEAIRWAISLAPTLGGDSVLVESNS from the coding sequence ATGCTTTTATGGAGAATTGCTGCCAACGTGTTGCCTTCTAAAGAGGTAATCGGTAAATTTAATGAAAACATAGATAGAGGTTGTCCGTTGTGCAGTTTGACAGATGAGTCATCCCTTCACCTCTTTACTGTTTGTACTATTGCTAAAGCTATCTGGTTTCAAAGTCAGTGGGGGTTAAGGATGGAAGCCATTGTGTTCAAGTCCACTTCGAATTTTATCTGTTTACTCATTTCTCCTCCTTTTGTGGACAATCTGAATCCTAGTCTAAGAGAAGATTTTTTGCTATTTGGTGCCATCCTTTGTGATGTtatttggaagctgagaaatcGATCCCTCTTTGAAAATGTTGTGCttaattttgatggagttgcgtCCAGGATTTCTAGCCTCTTCGTTGAACATAAAAAATCAAGAGCCTCCACCTCAAGACATATGGTTTCAGCCCCTCCTCAGGTTTGGATTCCTCCCTCAAGGTTggacataaaaataaatgttgacGTAGCAGTGGGTCCTCGTTTCTCTGCCATCGCTGTTGTTGTGAGAGACTGGAGAGGGGAGGTGGTGTTTGTTGGCTCCAAGAAAGTGAACACCACCCTCCCTCTCCAAGCTGAAGTAGAAGCAATTAGATGGGCGATTTCCTTAGCGCCTACTCTGGGTGGCGACTCTGTCCTTGTGGAGTCTAATTCTTAA